The genomic DNA AAAACCGCCGCTTCGTGAAGGGTTAAGTTTTTCTCAGGCGGTATACGACCGCAATGGCAAACTTCTGCGCTTAACTCTTTCTTCAGATGAAATATACCGGTTATGGTTGCCACTATCTAATTTTTCATCTAACTTGATTGAAACTACCCTCCTCCGTGAAGACAGATTTTTCCGTTGGCATCCCGGATTCAATCCCATAGCCTTATCATATGCGGCTTGGCAAACATATGTATGTAATAAGCGCATTGGCGGTTCAACAATCACAATGCAGTTAGCCCGGTTGCGGTTCAAGATACGGACACGCACTATTATGGGGAAACTCTATCAAATTTTGCGCGCGATTCAAATTGAATGCCATTATTCTAAAGATGCTATTCTTGAAGCATACCTTAATCTTGCGCCGTATGGGGGAAATATAGAAGGCGCCGGAGCGGCAAGTTTAATATATTTTGGAAAAGAGGCGAAAGACCTTACTATTGTAGAAGCTATTACTTTAGCTGTAATTCCACAAAGTCCTACCAAACGAACCCCGTATTCAAATAATAGGGAACAAAAACTAAGTTCTGAATTCAGAAACGCTAGAAGATCTTTGTTATTAAAATGGGTCAAGAAACATCCACTAGACAGTATAGAACTACATGCATTAAAACTTCCTATAAGCATAAATGGTCCGGATGTTCTCCCATTTTTTTCCCCCCATTTTACAGATGCCTTGCTTAGTGACGATGAGCAGAGGACAGGCCGTATATATACAACCCTAAATCTTGAGTTTCAAAACTTATTAGAAAGACAGATAAGGAATTATATTGAAACCCAACAAAAAATCGGCATATATAACGCATCCGCTCTTCTTATTGATTATCAGACTATGGAAATTCTAGCCGCCGTTGGTTCCGCTAATTATTTTAATGATGCAATCCAGGGGCAAGTCAACGGTTTTCGCGCTAAACGTTCCCCCGGCTCAGCTCTTAAACCATTTATCTATGCTCTTGGTATGGATCAAGGCATTATTCATCCAATGACTATGTTGAAAGACGCGCCATCCAGTTTTGGAGGATTTAATCCTGAAAATTTTGACGGAGAGTTTCAAGGGCCTATAAAAGTTCGCGATGCGCTTATACGCAGTAGAAATGTTCCAGCTATGCAGGTTGCTTCCCAACTTGACAATCCCGATTTTTTCACATTTCTTAAGGATTCCGGTATTAATTTCCCGCATAATTCTTCGTATTATGGGCTGGCGCCGGTTTTAGGCGGCGCTGAAATAACCATGGAAGATTTGATAAAACTTTATGCAATGTTGGGGAATAAGGGGGTGCTTCGGCAACTCCGTAACCGAATAGACCTCTTCCCTGCGGGGGAACAAAGATTATTGAGTGAGGAATCCTGTCTACTAGTCCTTGATATACTTAAAGACATTCCCCGTCCTAATCAGGGCTACCACCGAGAGTGGCTTTGCGATTCTATCCCTGTACATTGGAAAACAGGAACTTCTTTCGCATTTCGTGATGCATGGGCAGTAGGAATTTTCGGTCAATATGCTTTAGCCGTTTGGGTAGGGAATTTTAATGGAGAAGGCAATCCTGCATTTGTAGGCATTACAGGAGCGGCTCCCCTTTTTTTGAAATAGTTGATGCTCTAAAATCCGATACACAGGAACAATACTCCAATAATCCACTTATAAGCGATAATATATCCAAAGTCAAGGTTTGCGCAGTTTCAGGTTTTTTACCGGGCCCTTTCTGCCCTAATCTTATTGATACATGGTTTATTCCGGGAAAATCACCCATTAAGCACTGTACTATTCATCGACAAGTTTTTGTTGATTCTAAAACCGGATTAAGAACATCTCCTGATGATTCAAAGAATATTGAGACACTTGTATGCGAATTCTGGCCGTCAGACATACTCAAAATATTTGAACAGGCAGGAATACCTCGACGCCTACCGCCGCCGTATGACCCGACCCTTATGCTAGAAAGTTGTTCATCAACATCCGGCAATGCGCCTCAAATTATTTCTCCAAATTCCGCCTTGACGTACAATTTCAGAATTAATTCCATAAAAGATCAGACTATTCCATTTACTGCCGTAACAGATGCGGATGTAAAACAAATATACTGGTTCGCAGATTCCAGCTATTTAACAAGAAAAAATGCCGGTGAAAACTATTTTTGGAAACCTAAGATAGGACACTCTGTTATTCGTGTTGTTGATGACCATGGCCGTTCAGATTCTCAGTCAATCAATGTAGAGGTTGTGAAATAATATTGAAAGCGATCATAATCTCATCTTGACGATTGAATGCTTTTATTAATTATGTTAAATTATATATAGAAACAAATAACTTGCGGGAGCTTATGTTTTGATTGATAAAAATTATTCAGCAATTTTTCTTAAAATAGCGATTGGCCTTCTGATAGCGGGTTTTTCCAATGCATCTGAAATTTCAATAATTGCCGTCGGGGATATAATGTTAGGCAGGCACATAGCAAAAGATATGGCGAAGAAAGGGAAAGGATATTCTCATCCTTATAAATTGGTGAAAAATCTAATTTCATCTGCGGATATAGCCTTTGCCAACCTTGAATGCCCCATATCATCAAAAGGCGTTTCAACAGGAAAAAAGTACAGTTTTTGTGCCAGCACAAAAAACCTGGAAGGTTTGCTATATGCCGGATTTGATGTTTTAGCTCTAGCTAATAATCATATTATGGATTATGGCCCCGAAGCATTTTCTGAGACATTAAAGCTTCTTAAAAATAAAAATATTACTTATGTTGGGGCAGGGAATAATTTAGAAGAAGCAAGAAAGGCAGGCTTTTTTAAATTTGCGAATACAAGAATAGCTTTTTTGGCATATGACTGCACTTTCCGCTGGTCTTTTGCAACAGATAAGAAGGCCGGTATTGCGCCGGGAAGAATAAAAGAAATACAACAGGATATAAGCAAAGCCAAAAAAGTGAGCGATATCATTATCGTTTCCTTCCATTGGGGCAATGAATATACCTCAACGGCATCAAAATTCCAAAAAAATCTTGCTCACAAAACAATTGACGCTGGCGCGGATATTATTATAGGCCATCATGCTCATGTTATACAAGAGATAGAATTTTATAAAGAAAAACCGATTATCTACGGCTTAGGTAATTTTATTTTTGATCAGGCTTTTGGGGATACCAGAAAAGGACTGGCTGTTAAATTTATTATCAAGAACAAACAATTGAACAAAATCGTGTGTATCCCGATAACACGAAATTATGATAAATATTATCCCCAGCCCGCTAAAAATCAAGAGAAGAAAGAAATTGTGGCATATATTTTAAAAATATCAGATTGGTCAAATTATAGCGACCGTATCAAGAATTTGATAACTTTTGAATAAAAAGCGGCCTATTTACAAATTTTAATAACAAATTTTTCCCTTTATACAATACGCCGTGTTAAGGATTTATTTTAAATGAAGCTTTTTGCGCCAGATTTCCTTTGGCATCAACTATCTCGACACGCCAGTCACCTGCCCAATTCGGCATGATTGTCTTATATGACCATGTACGATAATTATCATATTTTACTTTTAAAGAGGTTTCTGCAATTTTCTCATTATTGTAATACCACACATGTTTTATTTCAGTCGGTTCTTGTATTCCTGCTATTAAATTCCAACAGTAAATCTTACCTACATCAGCAGGAAATATTCTTGCTTCACCTATAATTTCTCTTTCTTTCACGCCAGTACCTAATTTGATTTCTATGTCTATATCTTTTGCAGTAGATTCGTCCATTACGATTTCTTCAGCTATATTCAATGCCGCCATTGATTCTTTTTCTGCGGCATCAATAGCTTCTGTTTCGGCCTTGTTCTCCTCAAGCACTTTTTGCGGAATATTATCAACGTTTTTCTCAATCTTTTGTTCCTGCTCTTCTTTTACGCCCTCTTCGGAACTTCCAATTGTAAAATCCAGCCTTTTTAACACCAAGTTATTATCATCCACTATTTCAACATACCAAGCCCCTGTCCATTGGGGCATAATTTTTTTACAACTGAAGGTTCTCATGCTTGGATATTTAATTTCCAGTGTCACTTCCGCCATTTCGGTATTTTCGTGATACCAAATATGTCTGACCTTAGTTGGAATGTTTTCACAGGATACCTTTGTCCAGAAATACACTTTGCCCACCTCTGGCGAAAAATCTGTTGCAATACCTACAGCTTCATTTTTCGCTACATGGGAACATAAAACGGCTTTTTCCAAAATAATATTTTTTGCCGGTAATATTTCCGGTATAAAAACCGAAAAAGAAACCATCGTGCAAAAAACAGTAAGTCCTTTCCGAATATTTGGATACATGATCTTCCTCCTCAAACTGGCGGCGGATTTACACCCGCAGCCCTACTCCACAGCGAAAGTTTTTTTCTCGCTGACGGCTTTGTTGCCGTAACAGTCTTCAGCGTCAAGATAAAAACTGTATCTGCCCTTTTCAAGTTTATATATTGTGAGGCACCACGGCGGCGCTGAAATGCCGAAACCCGTCGGGATTTCCCCGTTGTGGGCAAAAACACGCAGGCGGAGCCTTTCCGGCACGCCCTCCACTGCCGCGCAAACTCTTAAAATGCCGTCGTTGATCCCTGCTTTCAGCACGCTCACTTTCAAATTTTTCTCATGCTCAGGCACAAGCTTTATGCACAGCGCGGGCGTGAAAAAACTGATCTTTTTTTCCGGATTTCCCGGCGCTTTTCCGAAGTTGTCAGTGGACAGATAGGCATATTTGTTTTTTTCCGACCAGCCCGCGGCGATCACCGGGGCGTAAGAAGCCGATGTAAATAGCGGGTTGTTCGACCATGCGGCCACAAAATTGGACTGTTCGGCGGAAATTGCCGATATTGGCACCTCTGTCCAGAACCAGCGCGCCTCACCTACATTGTTCATGGCCTCGTTATAATCTCCTTCAAGCGGGATCTCGCTGTTGAACGCCGCGGTATATGTTTCCTTGCCGGAAAAATCCGAATCGGATGAAATGGATATATGTATTGCCGCGTTTTCAGCCGATCGCTTCTTCAAAGATTCTATTTCGGTTTTCAGATTCTCCTTTTCCGCGGGAGACGCGCCCTCAAGTTTTTTCTTTTGAGAGTCTATTTCCGCCTGTACGCCGGCTTCTATCTGCTTGAGGGTTTTAGCCCGCCCTAGTTTTACTCCGAGAAAAGCTTTCTTAAATTTTTTCTTTTCCGGCACCGGAGGAAGTTCCGCGATCCAGCAGTGGTCGTAGCCGATATACCAGTTGCCTGCCCAGCCGTTGTTGGCGAAAAGCTCGTATTCGTGGATGTTAGGCAAATCAGCTATATAAAGCGGCTCCGCCGCGCGTGACTGCCGGCATAAAAATAGCGCCGCCGCGGCACAGGAAAGCAGTAGCTTTTTTTTCATCATGTTGTGAGCTCAGCTATATGGGAGGGAAGCAGCCTGAAAAACTCAACGGACCGCTCAATATCCGACATTTTTATATTCTCATTTTTTTTGTGGCAAAGCTGCGGTTTGCCAGGCCCGAAACCTATCACCGGAATGCCTTTTGAGGCATAGGAGGAGCCGTTGGTGCAGAATTTCCAGTAAGCGGGCGAGGTTGTTTTTCCGTAGGCCTGCGCGAATGTTTTTTTCGCGGCAATGGCGTAATTGTGATCTTTAAGAAGCCATGCAGGGCAGAACTTTCCCGCTTCTATTTTTATTTCCCGGGGGAGGTTCTTTTTCAGGATTTTAATCAGCGAGCCAACGCTTTCTTTGTGGTTTATTCTGATGTCCAGGAGAACGCTGCAGCTCAAAGGCAGCACATTTTTTCCCTCCCCCTCGCTTTTTATCACGGTTGGCGTGACGGTCGTGGCCGTGAAGGGCGGCACGCTCCCGAATTTGAGTTTTGACAGAGAATTCAATGCCCCGTTCAGCATGGAAATGGCATTTTTACCTTTTTCCGGCATGGAGCCGTGAGCGGGTATGCCCCGCGCGGTGAGCGTGATCTCGATCCTCCCTCTCTGGCCGAAAATAAGTTTCATATCGGACGGTTCGGATATAAGGACAAAATCCGGTTTCACTTTTTCTTTTCTGAGGAAAACGCGGCATCCGTAACCCTCGTCAATTTCTTCCCTGTCGGAGGCGAGCAGATAAACTCTGTAATCTTTAGAATTCTTTATAAAATTCCCGGAAAAGATCGCCGCTCCAAGCGGGCCTTTGTCATCCACCGAGCCCCGAGCGTACAAGCGGCCGTTTTGAAATCGGGCGGTAAAAGGATCGCCGCGCCATCCGGCTTTCTGCGCCGGGATGGTGTCGGAGTGTATGTCGTAAAGAATTTTTATCTTTCCCGTCCCGATGCTGCCCCAGACGTTTCCGCCGTGTTCCCTGATATTCTTCCAGCCGTTTTCCCGGAGGGCTTTTTTAAGAAAAGCCGTCATGGCCGGATTTTTTTTGTCTGAACGTATATTGACGAGATTTTCCACCAGTTTCCGCAGATTTTTTCGGGAGGGTTTAAACGGCATAAATAAGATTTCCGTCGCTGATCAATTTCTTTTTTTTACGCGTGTCTATCAATTCGGGAGAAGAGCAGGACTGCATAAAAACCGGCAGGGGCGAGGTCCCATAAGAGCACACGGCGTTCGGCCTGAGCCCTGCGCCCGCCGGAGCGTGGATCAGATCCCGCTGATCGGATTCCGTCATATTGAACATCAGCAGAACACTGGCCGAGCCGAAAGAGATCATGAGGGCGCAGCCGGAAGATTCGCCGGAGGGCGGAAACATTTTTATCTCAAAAAAATCCCCGTTTTTTATTGTACCGCCGGAGGCGAAGGTTTTTACTTTCCTGGCCATTATCATCTCCGCGATGAATTTTTGTTTGCTACCGGTGTTCAATATCTCGTCCTCATTAATGCAGAAGAGAGAAGACGTATTGTAGCGCGCTAAAAATCTGTTGAGCGCCTCCATATCTTCCAGCCCGGTCAAGAGCAGGGCTTTTATTGCCGGGCGCCAGCCCATGAACCTTTTGAATCCGGCTATCGCGCCGGTTTCATGGAGTATATTTTCAATGCCGGAGTGCCTGACATTCCCCCCGTGGGGAAGATTTATTATGTAAATATTCTTCTCTATGCTCACTGCCAGCGACGAATTTTCCAAAAAAAAGATCGTCAGATCCGAATTAAGGAGCTTGTTGATCTCGTTTGTTATCCTGCTTTTCCACACATGCGGTGAAACCGCGTAAATATTGTAATCTTTCACTATTTCGGAATACACATGTTCGGGGACAATGGCGCTGAATTCCGAGGGGTTGACGAATTCGCTTTTGAGTTCCCTGTGGAGCGCGAGGCTCCTGGCGAGATTGTCGCCTATTCCGGGAAGCGTTTTGAGAGTTTCCACCGTTATCGTATTAAGGTTAATGCCTTTTTTATACATATCCCCTCCGGCTCGTTCCCCGCGGAACCAGCATGCATCGGCGCGCTATCCAGCACACGGGCCTGCAGATGCCGCCAACTGAGGCCGAAAACTCAGAGATTATTTATACTTTTTATTAACACCGGTTTTTTCATTAAACTCGTTTATGAGTTTGTCCCATTTGCCGGTAATATCCAGACGGTCCGACCACCAGTTCTCGTCGTACCACTGGGCGTCAAGATCTTCAACTTCCTTGCCCTGCTGTTCAACCCATGTGAAATATTTGAGATTGTGCATCCTCTTCTTATCGCGGTAACTGAGTTCGATAAGATGCTCGGTGTCTATCTCCTGAAGACAGGTCTCGTAATCTCTTGCCGTGTCAATGTCGGTATATTCCCCGCGCTCTTCCTTCAGCTCTTTGAGCCTGGAACCGTAGAGCTCCATTGAATCCGTGGCGACTGTGAAGACCATGTCATTCTCAGTCATCTCGTAATATTTCGCCATTTTGATCGAGCCTATTATATTCGCCACAGAGGATATTCCCAGGAGATCGAGTTTGGAAATGATCTCGTCAGAAACCCCCTGCTTTTTAAGATAGGCATGGCCCTTTTTCTCGTTGAAAAGCCTTATCATCCGCATACATTTCTCATCCTCTATGCCCGCGACCATATCCATATTTTTCAGGTTGTGCACCCATGGCACATGTTTATCGCCTATGCCTTCTATCCTATGGCCGCCAAAGCCGTTGTAAAGCAGGGTGGGGCACTCCAAAGCTTCGCCGGCGCCCACTTTGACTGAGGGATGGCACTTCCGGATATATTCCGCGCTGCCCAGCGTTCCCGCCGAACCCTGAGTGAGAAACATGGCCGAGAAACGCTGGTTCCCTTTTTTGTTATTCTGATAAACTTCTTCTAGGGCACGTCCCGTAACGGCGTAATGCCACATCATGTTCGTCATATCCTCGAATTGGTTGAGGATGACAACGCCGTCGCCCCTTTCCGCTTTCAGTTCATGGCATTTGT from Candidatus Omnitrophota bacterium includes the following:
- a CDS encoding CapA family protein, coding for MIDKNYSAIFLKIAIGLLIAGFSNASEISIIAVGDIMLGRHIAKDMAKKGKGYSHPYKLVKNLISSADIAFANLECPISSKGVSTGKKYSFCASTKNLEGLLYAGFDVLALANNHIMDYGPEAFSETLKLLKNKNITYVGAGNNLEEARKAGFFKFANTRIAFLAYDCTFRWSFATDKKAGIAPGRIKEIQQDISKAKKVSDIIIVSFHWGNEYTSTASKFQKNLAHKTIDAGADIIIGHHAHVIQEIEFYKEKPIIYGLGNFIFDQAFGDTRKGLAVKFIIKNKQLNKIVCIPITRNYDKYYPQPAKNQEKKEIVAYILKISDWSNYSDRIKNLITFE
- a CDS encoding DUF2914 domain-containing protein is translated as MYPNIRKGLTVFCTMVSFSVFIPEILPAKNIILEKAVLCSHVAKNEAVGIATDFSPEVGKVYFWTKVSCENIPTKVRHIWYHENTEMAEVTLEIKYPSMRTFSCKKIMPQWTGAWYVEIVDDNNLVLKRLDFTIGSSEEGVKEEQEQKIEKNVDNIPQKVLEENKAETEAIDAAEKESMAALNIAEEIVMDESTAKDIDIEIKLGTGVKEREIIGEARIFPADVGKIYCWNLIAGIQEPTEIKHVWYYNNEKIAETSLKVKYDNYRTWSYKTIMPNWAGDWRVEIVDAKGNLAQKASFKINP
- a CDS encoding helix-hairpin-helix domain-containing protein; this encodes MYKKGINLNTITVETLKTLPGIGDNLARSLALHRELKSEFVNPSEFSAIVPEHVYSEIVKDYNIYAVSPHVWKSRITNEINKLLNSDLTIFFLENSSLAVSIEKNIYIINLPHGGNVRHSGIENILHETGAIAGFKRFMGWRPAIKALLLTGLEDMEALNRFLARYNTSSLFCINEDEILNTGSKQKFIAEMIMARKVKTFASGGTIKNGDFFEIKMFPPSGESSGCALMISFGSASVLLMFNMTESDQRDLIHAPAGAGLRPNAVCSYGTSPLPVFMQSCSSPELIDTRKKKKLISDGNLIYAV
- a CDS encoding pyridoxal-phosphate dependent enzyme codes for the protein MAKDKKQVLENTIKRCREKNIIIPTFEQMYDPEKVPQGIKDELKDIGLWDLHPRNLFRITWKNEPVKHGGCFDGVNYIELPKEITGVKARIMVLVGKFFPTGAHKVGACFGPLVTKLITGEFDPTTQKAVWPSTGNYCRGGAYNSYLLGVPAIAILPEGMSKERFEWLKTVGSEIFATPGVESNVKEIYDKCHELKAERGDGVVILNQFEDMTNMMWHYAVTGRALEEVYQNNKKGNQRFSAMFLTQGSAGTLGSAEYIRKCHPSVKVGAGEALECPTLLYNGFGGHRIEGIGDKHVPWVHNLKNMDMVAGIEDEKCMRMIRLFNEKKGHAYLKKQGVSDEIISKLDLLGISSVANIIGSIKMAKYYEMTENDMVFTVATDSMELYGSRLKELKEERGEYTDIDTARDYETCLQEIDTEHLIELSYRDKKRMHNLKYFTWVEQQGKEVEDLDAQWYDENWWSDRLDITGKWDKLINEFNEKTGVNKKYK
- a CDS encoding M20/M25/M40 family metallo-hydrolase; amino-acid sequence: MPFKPSRKNLRKLVENLVNIRSDKKNPAMTAFLKKALRENGWKNIREHGGNVWGSIGTGKIKILYDIHSDTIPAQKAGWRGDPFTARFQNGRLYARGSVDDKGPLGAAIFSGNFIKNSKDYRVYLLASDREEIDEGYGCRVFLRKEKVKPDFVLISEPSDMKLIFGQRGRIEITLTARGIPAHGSMPEKGKNAISMLNGALNSLSKLKFGSVPPFTATTVTPTVIKSEGEGKNVLPLSCSVLLDIRINHKESVGSLIKILKKNLPREIKIEAGKFCPAWLLKDHNYAIAAKKTFAQAYGKTTSPAYWKFCTNGSSYASKGIPVIGFGPGKPQLCHKKNENIKMSDIERSVEFFRLLPSHIAELTT